The Lytechinus pictus isolate F3 Inbred chromosome 8, Lp3.0, whole genome shotgun sequence nucleotide sequence AGCAACCAATTGCAGATGAAGTCTCCAGCAATGCCCCATTTAGCCCATCTTAGAATTAGACTCGCTCATTCCTGCATCAAAGAACACAAATGTCCTGCAGTGTGttcagtgtggaacacaatgtgaaatcatctATACACTTAAAATTTCCAGTGTGAATGAAATCTTCACAGACTCTGTGACACTCAGTTCTTTCTAGTGggaatattagaccaaatggctagATGCATTACAAAATGGCCACTAGGACAGGTTTGGCAATTTTGAATGCACTATTACTGTGGATGTGGCATCTGGTAGTGTTGAGTTGTAGATGGTAGAGTTGGATGTTGATTTGGATGTTGATTTGGCTGTGGAGGCATAGGATTCTGTTGACCAATCGTCAAGGAATGAATACTCGGCGGCTGTTCTTTCTGATGTACAGTATGCACCTTATAGATGTGGTTCGTCAAATGTTCATTGAGGGTGAAACGCTTGTCACACTGCGGACAACCAAATTTCTTCTCTTTGGTGTGTGTGTAGGAGTGTTGCGTTAAGCTGTAGTTGGTGGCAAAGCCCCTCCCGCAGGTCAGGCAGACGTACGGTCGGATGCCTTTATGGCGGCGCTCGTGTTTGACAAGGTTGCCCTTGTCGGCGAACGGTTTGTTGCAGTAGGAGCAGGAGAAGCGCATCTGCCTGACCTTGTGCATGCGTCGCTTGTGAGCGTTCATGATGTGCCGCGTCCGAAAGCCCTTCCCGCATACCTCACACTTGACAGGCTTCAGGCCTGTGTGTTCACCCATGTGGTTCTTCAGTGCATTCTCCGAGGCAAAGGAATTTGGACAGAACTGGCATTGGAACGGCCGATTCTGTATGTGGCGCTTGGAGTGTTCCACGTACCTGAACTCGGTGGCGAATACAGCGGGGCAGTGCTTACATTTAAACTCGCATTCCTTCGTATGTGCTTCAGCTTCATGAGCAAGTTTCTTGTTCCTTGAGAGGTATCTTTTTGGGCAAAAGCGGCATTTATATGGTCTTGGTTTGTCGTAGTAATTGATTCGCTTCCCAAGCATATCCTTTGGCAAGTTTGGATTTGGCTCTTCGATCTCTTCCTCGGGTTCCGGTTCCTCCTCCTCAGCTGGAACTTCTTCCTCAATCTCATTAATTTGCACTTTCTTAGTCCTCCTCGTTTTTCTCGCCTTCTTGCGGAGAGGTTTAAAAGCGGTCCATTCCGGATGTGTCTTCTCGTGTTTGTTGCACTCCCGTTTCTTGATGAACTGTATGCCACACACCCTGCAGCTATGGTTGTAGGTGTGCGACAGTTTCTTATGACGGGTCAGATGGTTCTGCGATGCAAACGAGCTCCCGCAAGACTGGCATTCAAAGGGCTTTGGCTTATGCGTCCTCATATGCTTGGAAAGACTTCTTGAACTGGTATGCGTCTCACCGCAAATCGTACAAGTCTTGTTGGCGCTGCCAGCATGTGTGGATTCGTGGGCTGCGAGCCTCCGACTCGTAGGGAAGTTCTTGCCACAGATTGTACATATGAAGCGTTCATTGACTGTCTTTGCAGTTGAAGCCATCTCTGGATCCTCGTTCTCCGCATTCTCTGTTGAGGTACAAGGTTCCCAGGTAATGACTGGACGCATCGCACCAATCCTATCAGGGTCATGGTTGATTCTCATGTGACGCAACATCCGCTTGGCGGAAGCATTAGTTCGGTAACAGGAACTGCATGGGAAGCTCTTTGTATCTGAAATATTATcgagaaaagaaaatcagatcATTCTTGTGTAGCATATAATCTACATCTCCAATCgcaatcacacaaaaaaattcGAAGGGCGGGGGGTGTCAATTGTTTTAGAACACATGTAAGCAGGAGAGAGAAGAAACCAAACTAGTTCAAAGAGAATATTTagcattaattaattaattttgaaacTGAAGGATCTCAATTGCGTggatttttgtgaaattttttgaataaaatgtttttactgATTTTACGAAAAGTGGGGTAATGAGGATCGTTCATCATCCGCTTTTTGTGATGGTCGATGTGGGGACAAGTGAGATAAGGTTTTAGTAGAAAAGGCAACAAAATGTTCCTACCAGGACTGCTTTTTTTCCATTTGGAGAGCATGCATGAATATTTATTGACCATCAGAGTGCATTTGCAAGGCGCAAAGCAGTATGTTGAGTGGCCTGATAAATAACCTTATGATTTTAA carries:
- the LOC129266376 gene encoding histone-lysine N-methyltransferase PRDM9-like; this encodes MMDLSYRDRQGYYNEQDPQQNIRHHHHQPQHQLQPQQPQLLPHYAQQLSHHQSLLQPHLSQHQLHHSQPAFVLDQSDQRRAREECSSSRLAGPPSMQQLISGHGTHNHQPQYSDHTHPLLAQLGLTCQSGYPPQTTTNTQSMVDTTPNNQPFLSPDSPSPPQPQDTRDEPMVSEAPLVEQPSAEPPMPEPLPEPPMEAEAMAESRSAVPVAITEVPPTAADSAEAATEAQPEAEDAPQALVVIPEEDTPSDAPSTSTTKAKEDPNKPEPTGPTTRSSKIWKPDLPLGLSLKYMQGGKKIAGVRSEKPLEKGATFGPYNGKLIAEPVGSLKDSAWELCLRGKVFVYVDGQNKTFNNWMAFVESANSEEEQNLEAFQSYGDIYFRTTKVVEPGSELKVFYSDEYANHVGFKKKLCDLVYNKDTKSFPCSSCYRTNASAKRMLRHMRINHDPDRIGAMRPVITWEPCTSTENAENEDPEMASTAKTVNERFICTICGKNFPTSRRLAAHESTHAGSANKTCTICGETHTSSRSLSKHMRTHKPKPFECQSCGSSFASQNHLTRHKKLSHTYNHSCRVCGIQFIKKRECNKHEKTHPEWTAFKPLRKKARKTRRTKKVQINEIEEEVPAEEEEPEPEEEIEEPNPNLPKDMLGKRINYYDKPRPYKCRFCPKRYLSRNKKLAHEAEAHTKECEFKCKHCPAVFATEFRYVEHSKRHIQNRPFQCQFCPNSFASENALKNHMGEHTGLKPVKCEVCGKGFRTRHIMNAHKRRMHKVRQMRFSCSYCNKPFADKGNLVKHERRHKGIRPYVCLTCGRGFATNYSLTQHSYTHTKEKKFGCPQCDKRFTLNEHLTNHIYKVHTVHQKEQPPSIHSLTIGQQNPMPPQPNQHPNQHPTLPSTTQHYQMPHPQ